In Rhizobium sp. SSA_523, a single genomic region encodes these proteins:
- a CDS encoding CbbQ/NirQ/NorQ/GpvN family protein, translating into MNIIARNIQPDIPAYSPAGNECALFETAWTRQLPLLLKGPTGCGKTRFVSHMAQKLGLPLTTVSCHDDLAAADLTGRFLLKGGETVWTDGPLTRAVREGGVCYLDEVVEARKDVAVVLHPLTDDRRILPLERTGEELEAPPAFMLVVSYNPGYQSLLKALKPSTRQRFVAIEFDFLPKAREIEVVSAESGLSASAVEPLVELARRLRALKGHDLEEGVSTRLLVYCASLIDAGLSPRDAVRAAMIEPLTDESDVRTALLELAQAVIR; encoded by the coding sequence ATGAATATCATCGCGCGTAACATTCAGCCGGATATCCCGGCCTATTCCCCCGCCGGCAACGAATGTGCCCTGTTCGAAACCGCCTGGACACGGCAGTTGCCGCTTCTCCTCAAAGGGCCGACAGGCTGCGGCAAGACCCGTTTTGTCAGCCATATGGCGCAGAAGCTCGGTCTGCCGCTGACCACCGTGTCTTGCCACGACGATCTGGCTGCTGCCGATCTCACCGGCCGATTTCTGCTTAAGGGCGGAGAGACGGTCTGGACCGATGGACCGCTGACCAGGGCCGTTCGAGAAGGTGGTGTCTGCTATCTCGACGAAGTGGTTGAGGCCCGCAAGGACGTCGCCGTCGTGCTGCATCCTCTGACCGACGACCGGCGCATCCTGCCCTTGGAGCGCACAGGCGAAGAGCTCGAAGCGCCGCCGGCCTTCATGCTCGTCGTCTCCTACAACCCCGGCTACCAGAGCCTGCTCAAGGCCCTCAAGCCCTCGACCCGTCAGCGTTTCGTTGCCATCGAATTCGACTTCCTGCCCAAAGCGCGAGAGATTGAGGTTGTCTCGGCAGAGAGCGGACTGTCTGCCTCGGCTGTAGAGCCGTTGGTCGAACTGGCTCGGCGGCTGCGGGCGCTGAAGGGGCATGACCTGGAAGAAGGCGTGTCGACGCGTCTGCTCGTCTATTGTGCAAGCCTCATTGACGCCGGTCTGTCGCCGCGCGACGCCGTTCGCGCCGCCATGATTGAGCCCCTGACCGACGAATCCGATGTGCGCACTGCGCTTCTGGAACTGGCGCAGGCGGTGATCCGCTAG
- a CDS encoding nitrate reductase cytochrome c-type subunit has product MRSQDRSRGLTRGRLGAVALLAVCLLGGGVVAQSVPQLSGPPQQMESVPAKPLPKWNVDDVRKMRAYPDQPPVIPHSIEGYQLSVNTNRCLSCHKREFTEGSGAPMISVTHYITREGQMLADVSPRRYFCTACHVPQAETNPLVGNTFRDMSDMGVKLMGEEH; this is encoded by the coding sequence ATGCGCAGTCAAGATCGTTCCCGTGGCCTGACAAGAGGCCGACTTGGTGCCGTCGCTTTGCTGGCGGTCTGCCTCCTTGGTGGTGGCGTCGTCGCACAATCGGTTCCGCAATTGTCGGGTCCACCTCAACAGATGGAGAGCGTCCCGGCAAAGCCCTTGCCAAAATGGAATGTGGACGACGTGCGAAAGATGCGTGCCTACCCCGATCAACCGCCTGTCATTCCCCATTCCATCGAAGGCTACCAACTATCGGTCAACACGAATAGATGCCTCTCTTGCCACAAGCGCGAGTTCACTGAGGGCTCTGGTGCACCGATGATCAGCGTGACGCACTACATTACAAGGGAAGGACAGATGCTGGCGGATGTCTCGCCGCGTCGATACTTCTGCACGGCCTGCCATGTTCCCCAGGCAGAGACGAACCCTCTGGTCGGCAACACCTTTCGCGACATGAGCGACATGGGGGTGAAGCTGATGGGTGAGGAACATTAA
- a CDS encoding SUMF1/EgtB/PvdO family nonheme iron enzyme, which translates to MLASMSATLPQKAIGSLLLPVGLIAALSAAVVIQSGMIRFGSPALVEPPVITVEAGAFLYRQPGEFYRSGFAVDGPKAQETVTHPLSIMKFQVSTLDYDACADDGACPARESATPSRADLPATGISHDDATAYAKWLSDQTGSIWRLPDDRELAFAAAEDFPDDALGVDADSGNPALRWLADYEREAARKRSRDPQPLPYGSFGENGHGLADFAGNVWEWTSTCNRRVDLANNGAASAVETCGVYIAAGKHRAPLSSFIRDPKSGGCAVGVPPDHVGFRLVKDTRWYAPFLSSIGIL; encoded by the coding sequence ATGCTTGCCTCGATGTCTGCAACGCTCCCGCAAAAAGCCATCGGTTCGCTACTGCTACCGGTCGGGCTCATTGCGGCCCTTTCCGCTGCCGTCGTCATCCAGTCCGGAATGATCCGTTTCGGTTCGCCCGCGCTTGTGGAGCCGCCTGTGATCACAGTGGAAGCAGGCGCGTTCCTCTATCGCCAGCCGGGAGAGTTTTACCGAAGCGGCTTTGCCGTCGATGGTCCGAAGGCGCAAGAGACGGTCACCCACCCGCTCTCGATCATGAAGTTCCAGGTCAGCACTCTGGACTACGACGCGTGCGCGGACGACGGAGCCTGCCCGGCGCGGGAATCGGCCACGCCATCGCGAGCCGACCTTCCGGCGACAGGTATCAGCCACGACGATGCTACCGCCTATGCAAAGTGGCTGTCAGACCAGACCGGCTCGATCTGGCGCTTGCCGGACGACCGCGAACTTGCCTTTGCCGCAGCCGAGGACTTCCCAGACGACGCATTGGGTGTCGATGCCGACAGCGGAAATCCGGCGCTGCGCTGGCTTGCGGACTACGAGCGCGAGGCAGCCCGAAAACGCTCGCGCGATCCCCAACCGCTGCCCTATGGCAGTTTCGGTGAAAACGGCCACGGCCTTGCCGATTTCGCCGGCAATGTCTGGGAGTGGACGTCCACCTGTAACCGGCGTGTCGATCTGGCGAACAACGGAGCCGCAAGCGCCGTCGAAACCTGCGGCGTCTACATCGCTGCGGGCAAGCACCGGGCGCCCCTGAGCTCCTTCATCCGCGACCCGAAGAGCGGCGGCTGTGCAGTCGGTGTCCCGCCGGATCATGTCGGCTTCCGCCTCGTCAAGGACACCCGCTGGTACGCTCCATTCCTATCCTCGATCGGCATCTTGTAA
- a CDS encoding DUF2249 domain-containing protein produces the protein MTVVEDHILKLDVREIPHWERHPRIFGMLNSLLPDYELILTVDHDPVPLYYHLEMHYDGMFGWEYLMRGPEIWEVRIRRKKHEGCNCNCGGGH, from the coding sequence ATGACTGTTGTCGAAGATCATATACTGAAACTAGATGTGCGTGAGATTCCCCATTGGGAGCGGCATCCCCGCATATTCGGCATGTTGAATTCACTGCTCCCAGACTATGAGCTGATCCTGACCGTCGATCATGATCCGGTTCCGCTCTATTACCATCTTGAAATGCATTATGATGGGATGTTCGGGTGGGAATACTTGATGCGGGGTCCGGAGATATGGGAAGTTCGCATTCGCCGGAAGAAACACGAAGGCTGCAACTGCAACTGCGGTGGTGGTCATTGA
- a CDS encoding nitric oxide reductase activation protein NorD: MLDFLELEETVGRAWHRLAGDTRTWPRYPEAAVMLEDVLPVLSVCFRGFGGERTVQLVPARGKTLQHRLKFRQRMGLGEEKLIHPARDEASVMLPPVLDLMPEQSLNLDLYVWLAAAMAVMPLRPMSETDPLRADLDLLDAASTLEAEVLKTFPGLVDRYRRLCRALLAERRRGSLPRVEGILEDRIIDLLRGGAGLAPLSAGDELPDRAPAGYLPMLPVPLWPRAVIREEWTGRQEMDQPVGSGQADAQAAGRHVATREKASSAKGERSPFILNRFEKILAMAEMVNVDRPADDSDDHDASAADELDEMVLGERKGRPSAKFRFDLDLPPEALNHSPLEADLTYPEWDYRRGVYLKDHCRVVAGPAPSDEASPIASEEMKALIRRVRRQFEAMRPRHEMLRAQVDGADLDLDAVVRSRTELVASGECSDRIHLSSRPQAHDLAVTLLVDVSLSTDAWFNDRRVLDVEKEALLVLAEGLAACGDLHSILSFTSRRRDWVRVETVKDFDSPMSAVVRHRIAALKPGYYTRMGAAIRHASAKLAERPNRKHLLLVLTDGKPNDVDHYEGRYALEDTRRAVSEARRRGIHVFGVTVDQDAKTYVPAVFGHHGYAVVPDIRRLPAALPQIYRALIR; the protein is encoded by the coding sequence ATGCTCGATTTCTTAGAGCTTGAGGAGACAGTCGGGCGCGCCTGGCACAGGCTTGCAGGCGACACCCGCACCTGGCCGCGCTATCCCGAAGCGGCCGTCATGCTGGAAGACGTGCTTCCGGTGCTCTCCGTCTGCTTTCGCGGCTTTGGCGGTGAACGGACGGTGCAACTGGTGCCGGCACGGGGCAAGACCTTGCAACACCGGTTGAAGTTTCGCCAACGCATGGGGCTGGGCGAAGAAAAGCTCATTCATCCGGCGCGGGACGAAGCTAGCGTGATGTTGCCCCCAGTCTTGGATCTCATGCCGGAGCAGTCGCTCAATCTCGACCTCTATGTGTGGCTCGCGGCTGCCATGGCGGTGATGCCGCTTCGACCGATGTCCGAAACCGATCCCCTCAGGGCAGATCTCGACCTCCTCGACGCGGCGTCGACCCTCGAAGCCGAGGTCCTTAAAACCTTTCCCGGTCTCGTCGATCGCTATCGCAGGCTTTGCCGCGCCCTTCTTGCGGAGCGCAGACGCGGCTCGCTTCCGCGAGTGGAAGGCATTTTGGAAGACCGCATCATCGATCTCCTGCGCGGGGGCGCAGGCCTTGCTCCGCTTTCGGCTGGGGATGAATTGCCGGACCGGGCACCTGCGGGGTACCTGCCGATGTTGCCGGTGCCGCTTTGGCCTCGGGCGGTCATCAGAGAAGAATGGACCGGCCGTCAGGAGATGGATCAGCCGGTCGGTTCGGGTCAGGCGGATGCACAAGCTGCCGGGCGTCACGTGGCGACACGCGAAAAGGCCTCTTCCGCCAAGGGGGAGCGCAGCCCCTTCATCCTCAACCGCTTTGAAAAGATCTTGGCCATGGCGGAGATGGTAAACGTCGATCGCCCCGCCGACGACAGCGACGATCACGATGCGTCGGCCGCCGATGAACTCGACGAGATGGTGCTCGGCGAGCGCAAGGGCCGACCCTCGGCGAAGTTTCGCTTCGACCTCGACCTGCCGCCAGAGGCGCTGAACCATTCCCCACTCGAAGCCGATCTCACCTATCCGGAATGGGACTATCGTCGCGGGGTCTACCTGAAGGATCATTGCCGCGTGGTGGCAGGTCCTGCTCCGAGCGATGAGGCCAGTCCGATCGCATCGGAGGAGATGAAGGCGCTGATCCGTCGCGTGCGGCGGCAGTTCGAGGCGATGCGTCCCCGCCATGAAATGTTGCGCGCCCAGGTCGATGGCGCCGATCTGGATCTTGATGCGGTGGTGCGTAGCCGAACGGAGCTCGTCGCCAGCGGCGAATGCTCTGATCGCATCCATTTGTCGAGCCGCCCACAGGCTCATGATCTGGCGGTGACGCTCCTCGTGGATGTCTCGCTATCGACCGATGCCTGGTTCAATGACCGCCGGGTGCTCGATGTGGAGAAAGAGGCCCTGCTGGTGCTGGCCGAAGGACTCGCCGCCTGCGGCGACCTGCATTCCATCTTGAGCTTCACGTCCAGGCGGCGCGATTGGGTCCGTGTTGAGACAGTGAAGGATTTCGACTCGCCGATGAGCGCCGTTGTGCGCCACCGGATCGCGGCTCTGAAACCCGGCTATTACACCCGAATGGGTGCAGCAATCCGCCACGCCTCGGCCAAGCTTGCCGAACGGCCAAACAGGAAACACCTGCTGCTGGTTTTGACCGACGGCAAGCCGAATGATGTCGATCACTACGAGGGACGTTATGCGCTTGAAGACACGCGTCGGGCCGTGAGCGAAGCGAGGCGGCGTGGCATCCATGTCTTCGGCGTCACGGTTGATCAGGATGCCAAGACCTATGTGCCTGCCGTCTTCGGCCACCACGGTTATGCTGTCGTGCCCGATATCCGCCGCCTGCCGGCCGCTTTGCCACAAATCTACCGCGCGCTCATCCGCTGA
- a CDS encoding NapC/NirT family cytochrome c, which translates to MQRLRNLFAWIWRVLTTPAATLSLAFLTLGGFVGGVMFWGAFNTALELTNTETFCVSCHEMKTNVYEEMTRTVHFSNRSGVRASCPDCHVPHEWTDKIARKMQASKEVWGKIFGTIDTRQKFLDQRLRLAQHEWARLKANDSLECRNCHSSAAMDLSKQTERAAEIHTRYLLNGKATCIDCHKGIAHELPNMQGIDPGWKMPEELEGKELPTASAVDELRDAINRAHSGLLADGGH; encoded by the coding sequence ATGCAGAGGCTCCGCAATCTGTTTGCCTGGATATGGCGCGTTCTCACGACACCGGCGGCGACGCTGAGCCTTGCCTTCTTGACGCTGGGCGGCTTTGTCGGGGGCGTGATGTTCTGGGGCGCCTTCAACACCGCACTCGAGCTCACCAACACGGAAACCTTCTGCGTTAGCTGTCACGAAATGAAAACCAACGTCTACGAGGAGATGACCAGAACCGTGCATTTTTCGAACCGATCCGGAGTGAGAGCATCTTGCCCAGATTGCCATGTGCCCCATGAATGGACGGACAAAATCGCCCGTAAGATGCAAGCCTCGAAGGAAGTTTGGGGCAAGATCTTCGGGACGATCGATACACGCCAGAAGTTCTTGGACCAGAGGTTGCGCCTTGCGCAGCATGAGTGGGCAAGGTTGAAGGCAAACGACAGTCTCGAATGCCGAAACTGCCATTCCTCGGCCGCCATGGACCTGTCGAAGCAGACAGAACGTGCGGCTGAGATCCACACTCGTTATCTCCTGAACGGCAAGGCAACGTGCATCGATTGCCATAAGGGCATCGCCCACGAGCTTCCAAATATGCAAGGGATCGATCCTGGCTGGAAAATGCCGGAGGAACTGGAAGGGAAGGAGCTGCCGACCGCATCGGCAGTTGACGAGCTACGCGACGCTATCAACCGCGCCCATAGCGGTCTCCTGGCCGACGGCGGCCATTGA
- a CDS encoding Crp/Fnr family transcriptional regulator, translated as MKLDRTIIKSLSLFDKMTDDELDALLVPAQSRRLPIGESVFEQGQPAAHFFLLLHGRLKVTQVTSAGQQIIVRVVHPGDLFGFAKALQRNDYPGTALAAAESVVLSWPTELWPKFVERNPRLAVSAMETIGQRLEEAHVRIREMSTQEVEKRVAHTVLRLAQKAGRSEAAGMRIDFPISRQDIAEMTGTTVHTVSRIFSTWESRGLIEGGRQKLLVRDLAELAALAESLPERR; from the coding sequence TTGAAGCTTGACCGAACGATCATCAAGTCCCTGTCGTTGTTTGACAAGATGACTGATGACGAGTTGGATGCCTTGCTCGTTCCTGCCCAGTCTAGGCGCTTGCCGATCGGCGAGTCGGTATTCGAACAAGGACAGCCGGCCGCGCACTTCTTTCTGCTCTTGCACGGTCGTCTGAAAGTCACTCAGGTGACCAGCGCTGGTCAACAGATCATCGTTCGCGTTGTCCATCCAGGCGACCTCTTCGGCTTTGCAAAGGCGCTGCAACGAAATGACTATCCCGGAACAGCTCTTGCTGCCGCGGAGAGCGTCGTTCTTTCCTGGCCGACTGAGCTGTGGCCGAAATTCGTGGAACGCAATCCAAGACTTGCGGTTAGCGCAATGGAGACCATTGGACAAAGGCTTGAGGAGGCGCATGTCCGCATCCGGGAAATGTCTACGCAGGAAGTCGAGAAGAGGGTAGCGCACACCGTGCTGCGACTGGCTCAAAAAGCGGGCCGTTCAGAGGCCGCGGGCATGCGAATCGATTTCCCAATCTCGAGGCAGGATATCGCCGAGATGACGGGAACGACAGTGCATACGGTATCACGCATCTTCAGTACCTGGGAGAGCAGGGGGCTGATCGAAGGTGGGCGACAGAAACTCCTTGTTCGCGATCTTGCCGAACTCGCAGCCTTGGCGGAATCGCTCCCGGAGCGGAGATGA
- the nirK gene encoding copper-containing nitrite reductase, whose protein sequence is MTQILTLTRRTMLAGAVLATALMPMITATAVRAEGGDIKTNAAAVEADIAKLQRVKVDLVTPPFIHAHSQKAEGEPKVVEFTLTIEEKKIIVDDAGTEVHAMTFNGSVPGPMMVVHEGDYVEVTLINPATNSLQHNIDFHSATGALGGGALTLVNPGESAVLRFKATKAGVFVYHCAPPGMVPWHVTSGMNGAIMVLPREGLKDHKGNDLVYDKAYYVGEQDFYVPKDEDGNYKKYESAGDAYADVLEVMNTLTPSHIVFNGAVGALTGDHAMTAEVGDRVLILHSQANRDTRPHLIGGHGDYVWATGKFANPPELDQETWFIPGGAAGAAYYTFQQPGIYAYVNHNLIEAFEKGAAAHFKVTGDWNDDLMTAVVKPES, encoded by the coding sequence ATGACTCAGATCCTCACATTAACAAGACGCACGATGCTGGCCGGAGCGGTTCTGGCGACTGCTCTCATGCCGATGATCACCGCAACCGCGGTCCGCGCCGAGGGCGGCGATATTAAAACGAACGCCGCAGCCGTCGAAGCAGACATTGCCAAGCTGCAACGGGTCAAGGTTGATCTGGTCACGCCGCCCTTCATCCATGCGCATAGTCAAAAGGCCGAAGGTGAACCGAAGGTCGTCGAATTCACGCTGACCATCGAAGAAAAGAAGATCATTGTCGATGACGCTGGTACCGAGGTCCATGCCATGACCTTCAACGGTTCTGTCCCCGGCCCGATGATGGTCGTCCATGAAGGTGACTATGTCGAGGTGACACTCATCAATCCGGCCACCAACAGCTTGCAGCACAATATTGATTTCCATTCGGCAACCGGTGCACTTGGCGGTGGGGCGCTGACGCTGGTCAATCCGGGGGAAAGCGCGGTTCTGCGCTTCAAGGCCACCAAGGCCGGCGTCTTCGTCTACCACTGCGCACCTCCCGGCATGGTCCCGTGGCACGTAACATCGGGCATGAATGGCGCGATCATGGTTTTGCCGCGCGAGGGTCTGAAGGACCACAAGGGCAATGACCTCGTCTATGACAAGGCCTATTATGTAGGCGAACAGGACTTCTACGTGCCGAAGGACGAAGACGGCAACTACAAGAAATACGAGAGCGCCGGTGATGCTTATGCCGATGTGCTTGAAGTCATGAATACACTGACCCCGAGCCATATCGTGTTCAACGGTGCCGTCGGCGCGTTGACCGGCGACCATGCGATGACGGCGGAAGTCGGGGACCGGGTGCTGATCCTGCATTCGCAGGCCAATCGCGACACCCGGCCGCACCTGATCGGAGGCCATGGAGATTATGTCTGGGCAACCGGCAAGTTCGCCAATCCGCCGGAACTCGATCAGGAAACCTGGTTCATTCCTGGAGGTGCCGCAGGCGCCGCCTACTACACCTTCCAGCAGCCGGGCATCTACGCCTATGTCAACCACAACCTGATCGAGGCCTTCGAGAAGGGGGCTGCCGCCCACTTCAAGGTCACCGGCGACTGGAACGACGATCTGATGACCGCGGTGGTCAAGCCGGAAAGCTGA
- a CDS encoding pseudoazurin, with product MKMKLRSLTMAAVLLLSAPALSIAADFEIKMLNKGADGAMVFEPAGLKIAPGDTVTFTPTDKGHNAEVIKGMIPDGAAEFKGKMSEQIKVTFDVPGLYGVKCAPHVGMGMVAAVLVGDAPATNLEAFNAAKLPKKARERIDAAVAAAK from the coding sequence ATGAAAATGAAACTTCGTAGTTTGACCATGGCGGCAGTCCTCTTGCTCTCGGCTCCGGCTCTTTCAATCGCTGCCGATTTCGAAATTAAGATGCTGAACAAGGGCGCTGATGGCGCCATGGTCTTTGAGCCGGCAGGCCTCAAGATCGCGCCCGGCGACACCGTAACATTCACGCCCACCGACAAGGGCCACAATGCCGAAGTCATCAAGGGCATGATTCCGGATGGCGCTGCCGAGTTCAAGGGCAAGATGAGCGAGCAGATCAAGGTAACCTTCGACGTGCCCGGACTCTACGGCGTCAAGTGCGCACCCCATGTCGGAATGGGCATGGTTGCGGCCGTCCTGGTCGGCGATGCCCCTGCCACCAACCTCGAAGCCTTCAACGCCGCCAAGCTGCCCAAGAAGGCCCGCGAGCGCATCGACGCGGCTGTGGCTGCCGCCAAGTAA
- a CDS encoding NnrS family protein, with translation MQDVTKTGRKAIPRGLGQHGPVLLSYGFRPFFLGAGIWAVAAVIIWIAVFNGWLDVAGGYGQSTWHAHELLFGFMPAVLVGYLMTTVPNWTGRFPLSGRPLAGLAVIWIAGRISMLMVTDTCALITLLLDWIFLPLFAYHCLKEVWVAGRVADAKPILCLTSLALINGGFHIGAMNGGDVGAWARAGLSVYILLITATASKIIPSFTNNWLAQTGRSRLAPTNRMVARFVLIATLLAAMIWTFEPFGALTGITALVAASLHLVRAARWFRPIILRSSMITAMQLSYGFMAIGMLGIAATGFGMLGPLAAIHLLAIGAVTGMMLAIMMRSIALHTGQNEKRSWFQRLPVPLLLIAACLRITADLIPGFHAPFITTSGLFWIAAFVLFLSHNARLLCHVQRQPGRQPSPPTRINMR, from the coding sequence ATGCAAGACGTCACCAAAACAGGAAGAAAAGCGATCCCGCGAGGACTTGGACAACATGGCCCTGTTTTACTGTCTTACGGATTCCGGCCATTCTTCCTCGGGGCAGGTATATGGGCCGTTGCTGCAGTCATAATTTGGATCGCCGTCTTCAATGGCTGGCTCGACGTTGCGGGTGGCTACGGGCAATCAACCTGGCATGCGCATGAGCTTCTATTCGGGTTTATGCCGGCGGTTCTGGTCGGCTACTTGATGACCACCGTGCCCAACTGGACCGGTCGCTTTCCCCTGTCCGGTAGACCGCTTGCGGGACTTGCCGTCATCTGGATCGCGGGTCGCATTTCAATGCTGATGGTCACAGACACATGTGCTCTCATCACCCTCCTGCTCGACTGGATCTTCCTTCCACTCTTCGCCTATCACTGCCTGAAAGAGGTCTGGGTCGCGGGGCGGGTCGCGGATGCGAAGCCAATCCTTTGCCTCACCTCTCTCGCCCTGATCAATGGCGGGTTCCACATCGGTGCCATGAACGGAGGCGATGTGGGGGCCTGGGCGCGGGCAGGTCTCTCCGTTTACATACTGTTGATCACGGCGACCGCGAGCAAGATCATCCCTAGCTTTACAAACAACTGGCTTGCCCAGACAGGCAGGTCACGCCTCGCGCCTACAAATCGTATGGTTGCTCGATTTGTCCTGATCGCCACTTTACTTGCAGCAATGATCTGGACCTTTGAACCGTTTGGGGCACTCACGGGCATCACGGCCCTTGTCGCAGCCAGCTTGCACCTCGTGCGCGCAGCAAGATGGTTCAGGCCAATCATCCTACGGTCGTCTATGATCACAGCGATGCAGCTGTCTTACGGCTTTATGGCTATCGGGATGTTGGGGATTGCAGCAACCGGGTTCGGCATGCTCGGCCCGCTCGCAGCCATTCATCTTCTTGCCATCGGTGCCGTGACGGGAATGATGCTTGCAATCATGATGCGTTCAATCGCGCTTCATACCGGGCAAAATGAAAAGCGGTCCTGGTTTCAGCGGCTGCCAGTTCCACTCCTCCTCATCGCTGCCTGCTTGCGCATAACGGCCGATCTCATTCCTGGATTCCATGCACCTTTTATCACGACGTCCGGACTGTTCTGGATTGCCGCTTTTGTTCTCTTTCTTAGCCACAACGCAAGACTGCTATGCCACGTTCAGCGGCAACCCGGTCGTCAACCTTCACCGCCCACTCGGATCAACATGCGATAA
- the hemN gene encoding oxygen-independent coproporphyrinogen III oxidase has translation MNADIIRRYGESRLPRYTSYPTAPRFSTSIGAGTYRDWLMSIPQNDPVSLYLHVPFCRSMCWYCGCHTTITQKDAPILDYLTILKQEIRSVGKAMGGRQSVSDIHFGGGTPTIMTPTEFLDLTATLAATFGISSATEVAVEIDPRTLTLEMAEALGEAGITRASLGVQSFDPKVQKAINRIQSAEQTATALYHLRKAGAKSVNFDLIYGLPHQTVESAIETARVAAAMRPDRFAVFGYAHVPSFKKHQRLIDAAALGDAHERHAQAEAIAIALCEAGYRRIGLDHFALPEDTLSIAADNQTLHRNFQGYTTDNASTLIGFGSSAIGRFAEGYAQNDVAIGRYANLISSGELATSKGYRLTLEDRIRGWIIERLMCDFQVDFGAMPEGFELSYESMGEANSRLRTLVEEGIVSWRGDVLRVETEHRFLVRTVASCFDAYLGETGRTHATAA, from the coding sequence ATGAATGCAGACATAATCCGCCGTTATGGCGAAAGCCGCTTGCCGCGTTACACGAGCTATCCGACAGCGCCCCGTTTTTCCACCAGCATAGGCGCGGGCACCTACCGCGACTGGTTGATGTCGATTCCGCAAAATGATCCGGTGTCGCTGTATCTGCATGTGCCTTTTTGTCGATCCATGTGCTGGTATTGCGGTTGCCACACCACGATCACCCAAAAGGACGCGCCGATCCTCGACTACCTGACCATCCTAAAGCAGGAAATTCGCTCAGTGGGAAAAGCGATGGGGGGACGACAGAGCGTCAGTGATATTCACTTCGGCGGCGGCACGCCGACCATCATGACGCCGACTGAATTTCTCGATCTGACAGCCACGCTGGCGGCCACCTTCGGCATTAGCAGCGCGACCGAAGTCGCGGTAGAAATCGATCCACGAACGTTGACCCTTGAAATGGCGGAGGCTCTCGGCGAGGCGGGAATCACAAGGGCCAGTCTCGGGGTGCAGAGTTTCGATCCGAAGGTGCAAAAGGCGATCAATCGCATCCAGTCGGCAGAGCAAACCGCAACGGCCCTTTATCATCTGCGCAAAGCAGGTGCAAAAAGCGTCAACTTCGACCTGATCTACGGTCTGCCCCATCAGACCGTGGAGTCTGCGATCGAAACTGCGCGTGTGGCTGCGGCCATGCGTCCGGACCGCTTCGCCGTGTTCGGCTACGCGCATGTGCCGAGCTTCAAGAAGCATCAGCGCCTAATCGACGCGGCAGCCCTTGGCGATGCGCATGAGCGACACGCACAGGCGGAAGCCATCGCAATAGCGCTGTGCGAAGCCGGTTACCGCCGCATCGGTCTCGATCATTTTGCGCTGCCCGAAGACACGCTTTCAATCGCAGCTGATAACCAGACACTGCATCGCAACTTCCAAGGATATACGACCGACAACGCATCTACGCTGATCGGATTCGGCTCCTCAGCGATCGGGCGTTTTGCTGAAGGCTACGCACAGAACGACGTCGCGATCGGCAGATATGCCAATCTCATCTCGTCCGGTGAACTCGCCACGTCAAAAGGCTACCGCCTGACACTGGAGGACCGCATCCGGGGCTGGATTATCGAGCGCCTGATGTGCGACTTCCAGGTTGACTTCGGAGCCATGCCGGAGGGCTTCGAGCTCTCCTACGAGAGCATGGGTGAAGCAAATTCGCGGCTTAGGACTTTGGTGGAGGAAGGGATCGTGAGCTGGCGTGGCGATGTGCTACGCGTCGAGACAGAGCACAGGTTCCTGGTTAGAACGGTGGCGTCGTGCTTCGATGCCTATCTCGGCGAGACGGGCAGAACCCACGCCACGGCGGCCTGA
- a CDS encoding DUF2249 domain-containing protein — MSTATNFKILDVRPILRRGGEPFPAIMDAVQSLRPGEGLQLFATFRPVPLLSVMARRGYSAEVKELDSGEWEVLFVPVSQTSTKVFHSMGAEEAAAWPDPLWRVDLTEHEPPAPMEKVLSLIELMEPGEVLFAVFSEESRFLGAELEKRGHQWVGNLDTSKRAYRMLIRVGGEG; from the coding sequence ATGTCGACGGCGACCAACTTCAAGATACTCGACGTACGGCCCATCCTTCGCAGAGGTGGCGAGCCCTTTCCCGCGATTATGGACGCCGTTCAGTCCTTGCGGCCAGGCGAAGGTCTGCAACTGTTTGCAACGTTTCGTCCTGTGCCACTGTTGAGCGTCATGGCGCGGCGCGGCTATTCGGCCGAAGTCAAGGAGTTGGACAGCGGTGAGTGGGAGGTTCTGTTCGTTCCGGTTTCTCAGACAAGCACGAAGGTTTTTCACTCCATGGGTGCAGAGGAAGCGGCCGCCTGGCCTGATCCTTTGTGGAGGGTCGACCTTACTGAACATGAGCCACCGGCCCCTATGGAAAAGGTTCTTTCGCTAATTGAACTCATGGAGCCGGGCGAAGTGCTGTTCGCGGTGTTTTCAGAGGAATCGCGCTTTCTCGGTGCGGAGCTGGAAAAGCGTGGTCACCAGTGGGTCGGCAATCTCGACACGTCAAAGCGTGCTTATCGCATGTTGATCCGAGTGGGCGGTGAAGGTTGA